The sequence AACTAAATATATACTTCACAGCAGGAATTCCGCAATTGGAAGATACTGGCGATATTATAAAACTCATCCAAGATTCCGGAGCGGATATGATGGAAATCGGAATGCCATATTCTGATCCTGTTGCGGATGGACCGGTCATTCAAAAAGCACATGAATTGGCTTTGAAAAATGGAATGACGATTGAAAAACTCTTTTTTCAATTAAAATCAATTAAAAACGAAATTAAAATTCCAATTATTTTGATGGGATATATCAATCCTGTTTTAAGTTTTGGATTTGAAAATTTCTGCAGAGAATGTTCTGAAAGCGGTGTTTCGGGATTGATTATTCCTGATCTCCCGCCAATTGAGTTCGAAAAAAATTATCAGAAAATTTTAGAAAAATATAATCTGAATTTCACTTTTCTCATTACCCCTGAAACTTCAGATAATAGGATTTTGTATTTAGATTCTTTAAGTTCAGGCTTTTTGTATGCGGTAAGTTCTTCTTCCACAACGGGAAATGAAAATGCAGTTTTAAAAAACGAAGACTATCTTTCAAGAATTGCTTCTCTTCCACTAAAAAATCCTGTGATGATTGGTTTTGGAATTAAATCTAAAGAAGATTTTGAAAACGTTACCGAAAAAGCAGACGGCGGAATCATCGGAACTACCTTCGTCAATATTCTGCTGAATGATAAAGATTGGAAGATAAATGCCATAGATTTTATTCATTCAATAAAAAATTAAAAATCACTAAATTTGTCTGTTAATAAAAGGCATGAACACACATCAAAATAAAGTCGTTGCATTTGAAGATTTAGGCATCAAAGATT comes from Chryseobacterium sp. 3008163 and encodes:
- the trpA gene encoding tryptophan synthase subunit alpha; its protein translation is MKKLNIYFTAGIPQLEDTGDIIKLIQDSGADMMEIGMPYSDPVADGPVIQKAHELALKNGMTIEKLFFQLKSIKNEIKIPIILMGYINPVLSFGFENFCRECSESGVSGLIIPDLPPIEFEKNYQKILEKYNLNFTFLITPETSDNRILYLDSLSSGFLYAVSSSSTTGNENAVLKNEDYLSRIASLPLKNPVMIGFGIKSKEDFENVTEKADGGIIGTTFVNILLNDKDWKINAIDFIHSIKN